In the Ascochyta rabiei chromosome 17, complete sequence genome, one interval contains:
- a CDS encoding Pyruvate decarboxylase, protein MAQDLRSQDIKNPIDVAEYLFRRLKQVGVESIHGVPGDYNLVALDYISKNGLKWVGNCNELNAGYAADGYARIKGVSALVTTFGVGELSAVNAIAGAYSEYVPIVHIVGYPSTLSQRDGALLHHTLGNGDFTVFSRMSKEISCAVSMLNNVHEAATLIDNALRECIIQSRPVYISLPTDMVQKKVDGDRLNTPLDLDYPSNEQEQEDYVVDVVLKYLHAAKNPVILVDACAIRHRALKETHELVKKSGLPTFVAPMGKSAVDETLPNFGGVYAGDGSNKGVRERVESSDLVLSIGAIKSDFNTAGFTIRQSQLNTIDFHSYGVKVRYSEYPGVRMNGVLTKITQKLGQLNIEKGPDPNNDIPSDELKSPEPTITHAWFWPRLGQFLQEFDIIITETGTSNFGIWETRFPAHVNAISQVLWGSIGYATGSCQGAALAAREKGIKRTILFTGDGSFQLTVQELSTMIRNKLNPIIFIVCNQGYTIERMIHGWQDSYNDVQEWRYKDLPAVFGAKEGSVLTYRVESKQQVEELFNNDEFKSGETDKMRFVELVMPWDDAPAALKGVAEAAARKNAQAD, encoded by the exons ATGGCGCAAGACCTAAGATCACAGGACATCAAGAACCCAATCGACGTCGCAGAA TACCTCTTCCGCCGACTCAAGCAGGTGGGCGTCGAATCCATCCACGGCGTTCCCGGCGACTACAACCTGGTCGCTCTCGACTACATCTCGAAGAATGGCCTGAAGTGGGTCGGCAACTGCAATGAGCTCAACGCTGGCTACGCAGCAGATGGCTACGCCCGCATCAAGGGTGTCTCTGCCCTCGTCACCACCTTTGGTGTCGGTGAGCTGTCTGCAGTCAACGCCATTGCAGGCGCCTACTCTGAATACGTCCCCATTGTGCACATTGTGGGCTACCCATCCACGCTGTCGCAGAGAGATGGCGCGCTTCTGCACCATACCCTCGGCAACGGCGACTTCACCGTTTTCTCGAGAATGTCAAAGGAAATCTCCTGCGCCGTATCCATGCTGAACAACGTACACGAGGCAGCCACGCTCATCGACAACGCCCTTCGGGAATGCATCATTCAGTCCAGACCCGTGTACATCTCTCTCCCTACAGACATGGTGCAGAAGAAAGTAGACGGCGACAGACTCAACACTCCACTCGACCTCGACTACCCTTCCAACGAGCAGGAGCAAGAAGACTACGTAGTCGATGTGGTCCTCAAGTACCTTCATGCTGCCAAGAACCCCGTCATCCTCGTGGACGCCTGCGCTATCCGACACCGAGCGCTCAAGGAGACGCACGAACTCGTCAAGAAGTCCGGCCTACCCACCTTTGTTGCGCCAATGGGCAAAAGCGCAGTCGACGAGACCCTCCCCAACTTTGGCGGCGTGTACGCAGGCGACGGCAGCAACAAGGGCGTCCGCGAGCGCGTCGAGTCTTCTGACCTCGTCCTCAGCATCGGTGCCATCAAGTCCGACTTCAACACCGCAGGCTTCACCATCCGCCAATCCCAGCTCAACACCATCGACTTCCACAGCTACGGCGTCAAAGTCCGCTACTCCGAGTACCCAGGTGTGCGCATGAACGGCGTCCTCACCAAAATCACACAGAAGCTCGGCCAGCTCAACATCGAAAAGGGACCTGATCCCAACAACGACATCCCCAGCGACGAGCTCAAGTCGCCCGAACCCACAATCACACACGCCTGGTTCTGGCCGCGCCTGGGTCAGTTCCTGCAAGAATTTGACATCATCATCACCGAAACCGGCACCTCCAACTTTGGCATCTGGGAGACGCGCTTCCCCGCCCATGTCAACGCCATCAGCCAAGTCCTATGGGGCAGCATCGGCTACGCGACAGGCTCCTGTCAAGGCGCCGCGCTCGCTGCGCGCGAAAAGGGCATCAAGCGCACCATCCTCTTCACCGGCGACGGCTCGTTCCAGCTGACGGTGCAGGAGCTCTCCACCATGATCCGCAACAAACTGAATCCCATCATCTTCATCGTCTGCAACCAGGGGTACACCATCGAGCGCATGATCCACGGCTGGCAGGATAGCTACAACGACGTCCAGGAGTGGCGGTACAAGGACCTCCCTGCCGTGTTTGGCGCGAAAGAGGGCTCCGTGCTGACGTACAGAGTCGAGTCGAAGCAGCAGGTCGAGGAGCTGTTCAACAACGACGAGTTCAAGAGTGGCGAGACGGACAAGATGCGCTTCGTCGAGCTCGTCATGCCCTGGGATGATGCGCCCGCTGCCCTCAAGGGCGTTGCTGAGGCTGCGGCGAGGAAGAATGCGCAGGCCGACTAA
- a CDS encoding T-complex protein 1 subunit zeta produces the protein MSAAQLLNPKAESRRRGEALQVNISAGEGLQKVLASNLGPRGTLKMLVDGAGGIKLTKDGSVLLKEMQIQNPTAVMIARAATAQDDITGDGTTSAVLLIGELLKQADRYIGEGLHPRVITDGYDIAKTESLRFLDEFKLEKEVDRELLLSVARTSLSTKLDSSLAEQLTPDIVDAVLAIYQAPAKPDLHMVEIMTMQHRTAADTQLIRGLALDHGARHPDMAKRVENAYILTLNVSLEYEKSEINSGFYYSSAEQREKLVESERRFVDDKLRKIVELKKEVCGDDPKKGFVIINQKGIDPLSLDVLVKNGIFALRRAKRRNMERLQLVCGGTSQNSVDDMTPDVLGWAGTVYEHQLGEEKYTFIEDVKEPKSVTLLIKGPNTHTISQIKDAVRDGLRSVYNMIVDKSVVPGGGAFQVACAARLNSEEFRKTVKGKAKWGVSAFADALLVIPKTLAANSGHDIQDSLAALQDEHAEGNIVGLNLTTGEAMDPTQEGVYDSFRVMRNCIASATGIASNLLLCDEMLKARQMGRAPGPGDDQ, from the exons ATGTCGGCTGCGCAACTACTGAACCCCAAGGCCGAGTCGAGG AGGCGCGGGGAAGCTCTCCAGGTGAACATATCGGCCGGCGAGGGCCTGCAGAAG GTCCTTGCGTCCAACCTTGGGCCCCGCGGTACTCTGAAGAT GCTCGTCGATGGTGCTGGAGGG ATCAAACTCACAAAAGATGGAAGCGTCCTGTTGAAGGAGATG CAAATCCAAAACCCCACCGCC GTTATGATCGCGCGCGCGGCTACAGCACAAGACGACATCACAGGAGATGGAACAACATCAGCAGTATTGCTGATTGGAGAGCTCCTGAAGCAGGCAGACCGCTACATTGGCGAGGGTCTCCACCCCCGTGTGATCACAGACGGATACGATATTGCGAAGACAGAGTCGCTGAGG TTCCTCGATGAGTTCAAGCTCGAGAAGGAAGTCGATCGCGAACTTCTGCTCTCCGTCGCCCGCACATCGTTATCGACGAAGCTTGACAGCTCGCTCGCTGAACAACTGACCCCCGATATCGTTGACGCCGTTCTCGCCATCTACCAGGCACCCGCGAAGCCCGACCTGCACATGGTGGAGATCATGACTATGCAACACCGCACGGCCGCGGACACACAGTTGATCAGGGGTCTTGCCCTTGACCACGGCGCAAGGCATCCGGACATGGCTAAGAGGGTCGAGAACGCATACATCCTGACCCTGAACGTCAGTCTGGAATACGAGAAGTCTGAAATCAACTCTGGTTTCTACTACTCGAGCGCAGAGCAGAGGGAGAAGCTTGTGGAAAGTGAGCGAAGGTTTGTCGATGACAAGCTgaggaagattgtagagCTGAAGAAGGAGGTCTGCGGTGATGATCCCAAGAAGGGATTCGTCATCATCAATCAGAAGGGTATCGACCCTCTCAGCTTGGACGTTCTGGTCAAGAACGGCATCTTCGCACTCAGGAGAGCGAAGAGGAGGAACATGGAGCGCCTTCAGCTTGTCTGCGGTGGCACATCACAGAACAGCGTTGACGACATGACACCAGATGTGCTTGGTTGGGCTGGCACCGTCTACGAGCACCAGCTGGGTGAGGAGAAGTACACCTTTATTGAGGACGTCAAGGAGCCAAAGTCAGTCACACTTCTGATTAAGGGACCCAACACGCACACCATCAGCCAGATCAAGGACGCCGTTCGCGACGGTCTGAGGAGTGTCTACAACATGATCGTCGACAAGAGCGTCGTACCTGGTGGTGGCGCATTCCAGGTCGCTTGTGCCGCTCGCCTCAACAGCGAGGAGTTCAGGAAGACAGTCAAGGGCAAGGCGAAGTGGGGTGTCTCGGCTTTCGCAGATGCACTTCTCGTCATTCCCAAGACACTGGCTGCCAACTCCGGTCACGACATCCAAGATTCCCTCGCTGCCCTGCAAGACGAGCACGCAGAAGGCAACATCGTTGGTCTCAATTTGACCACAGGTGAGGCCATGGACCCCACACAAGAAGGTGTCTACGATTCGTTCCGTGTGATGCGCAACTGCATAGCTTCGGCTACCGGTATCGCATCCAACTTGTTGTTGTGTGACGAAATGCTCAAGGCACGACAGATGGGACGCGCCCCTGGCCCAGGTGACGACCAATGA
- a CDS encoding Glucan 1,3-beta-glucosidase — MKSIVIAGAIAAILGTARGRPLNLKRDYITEIVYITETVAAAVVFVDQDGQPYSTSTMEQSAAATSLGVVTTSDAAPTEAPDVFSSSAPVIVSSAAPAPLPSSTALPSFSLAAPEPEPSSVQIKDGSTTTSSTLPAPPAPTTPPPAPESSSPPAPPSSVVAPVASQAPQPDSSSLPIGVTYDPFTGSEGNSRCKTGAEIADEFSRMSSYKAVRIYGMGCNIIPLAVQNAQKNGQTLMGGAYLSNQGNGEDLSTVIATWKNAIDQHASGSWDILKLFAVENERVNDHDMTASEVVDAIRRGRDQLRGVGYEGPVGAVETVPATIDNPSICQASDVVMVNCHPFFDQNTAAGDAGPFVKAQIERVKTACNTARVVVTETGWPHQGDANGKAVPSPDNQAKALASIRSEFTSDVFIHNAFDSPWKSDSASTFNAEPFWGVIQ, encoded by the exons ATGAAGTCCATCGTTATTGCGGGCGCAATTGCCGCGATCTTGGGCACTGCCAGAGGCCGTCCCCTCA ACCTCAAGCGCGACTACATCACTGAGATTGTCTATATCACAGAGACTGTCGCCGCCGCTGTCGTCTTTGTCGACCAGGACGGCCAGCCGTACTCGACATCGACCATGGAGCAGTCGGCCGCGGCTACGTCCCTGGGGGTAGTCACTACATCTGATGCAGCTCCGACAGAGGCCCCGGATGTCTTCTCGTCATCCGCCCCTGTGATCGTGTCTTCGGCCGCGCCTGCCCCACTGCCTTCTTCCACAGCTCTGCCTTCGTTCTCCCTCGCGGCACCCGAGCCTGAGCCGTCGTCGGTTCAAATCAAGGACGGGTCCACCACAACTTCTTCTACTCTGCCTGCGCCTCCTGCGCCCACCACTCCTCCGCCCGCACCAGAGTCGTCTTCACCTCCAGCCCCACCTTCGTCTGTAGTCGCGCCCGTTGCTTCCCAAGCGCCTCAACCAGACAGCAGTAGCCTTCCCATTGGCGTGACCTATGATCCATTCACTGGCTCTGAAGGGAACTCTCGATGCAAGACCGGCGCTGAGATCGCCGACGAGTTCAGCAGGATGAGCTCCTACAAGGCTGTCCGTATCTACGGCATGGGTTGCAACATCATTCCGCTCGCTGTGCAGAATGCCCAAAAGAACGGCCAGACGCTCATGGGGGGTGCCTATCTCAGCAACCAAGGCAACGGTGAAGACCTCAGTACCGTGATCGCAACCTGGAAGAACGCTATTGATCAGCACGCTAGTGGCAGCTGGGACATCTTGAAGCTTTTCGCTGTCGAGAACGAGCGTGTCAACGACCATGACATGACGGCCTCTGAAGTCGTTGATGCCATTCGCCGTGGCCGCGACCAGCTCCGTGGCGTTGGATACGAAGGGCCTGTTGGAGCCGTTGAGACTGTGCCCGCGACTATCGACAATCCCTCCATCTGCCAGGCGTCTGATGTCGTCATGGTCAACTGTCACCCCTTTTTTGATCAGAACACGGCGGCCGGAGATGCTGGTCCTTTTGTCAAGGCACAGATCGAGCGAGTCAAGACGGCTTGTAACACGGCCCGCGTCGTCGTCACTGAGACTGGCTGGCCACACCAGGGTGACGCCAACGGCAAGGCTGTTCCATCACCCGACAACCAGGCCAAGGCGCTCGCTTCTATCCGCAGCGAGTTCACCTCGGATGTCTTCATACACAACGCCTTTGATTCTCCCTGGAAGTCCGATTCGGCCTCGACTTTCAACGCCGAGCCTTTTTGGGGAGTGATCCAGTAG
- a CDS encoding Nucleolar protein 56: MSVDYLLHESPIGYAVFKVILQPDTIGNRLAEVQKAVQDLDKFGKTVELVGLAPFQGTQDALQEINDISEGILSDFLRATLETNLPKAGKKKTITLGISESNLAGSIKAAFPNLACETAQTSEVVSDLLRGLRQHSGKLIKKLQPGDIDRSILGLGHAYSRAKVKFSVNKQDNHIIQAIATLDQVDKDLNQFCMRLRENYGWHFPELSKIVQSNDQYAKVVLAIGDKSRLTDDDTHDLAAVVDDDEAVATAIIKAARTSMGRDLSEADMEIVMAFAKRTASLAAYRRQLSNYLGSRMNQVAPNLAALIGDVVGARLISKAGSLTNLSKYPASTVQILGAEKALFRALKTKGNTPKYGLIYHSSFIGKTGAKSKGRISRFLANKCSIASRIDNFSETPTSKFGEALKRQVEERIEFYASGAPPTKNAAVMQAAMNSVMTDIGIPDPTASATEDVEMADGVTAGATEQARREKKDKKEKKKDKKSKSADEEVSEKKSKKEKKRKADDEDGESKKKKKKSKA; this comes from the exons ATGTCGGTCGACTACCTCCTCCACGAGAGCCCTATCGGCTATGCG GTTTTCAAAGTAATCCTGCAGCCCGACACCATTGGCAACCGCCTCGCCGAAGTCCAGAAGGCCGTGCAGGATCTCGACAAGTTCGGAAAGACTGTTGAGCTCGTTGGACTCGCCCCGTTCCAGGGCACCCAAGATGCGCTGCAGGAGATCAACGACATCTCTGAGGGTATCCTATCCGACTTTTTGCGCGCGACCCTCGAGACCAACCTCCCCAAGGCcggcaagaagaagaccATCACCCTCGGTATCAGCGAGAGCAACTTGGCCGGAAGCATCAAGGCCGCTTTCCCCAACCTCGCCTGCGAGACTGCCCAAACCTCCGAGGTCGTTTCTGACCTGCTCCGTGGCCTTCGCCAGCACTCTGGCAAGCTCATCAAGAAGCTCCAGCCCGGCGATATCGACCGCTCCATCCTTGGTCTCGGTCACGCATACTCGCGTGCTAAGGTGAAGTTCAGCGTCAATAAGCAGGATAACCACATCATCCAGGCTATCGCTACCCTCGACCAGGTCGACAAGGAT CTGAACCAGTTCTGTATGCGCCTTCGTGAGAACTACGGATGGCATTTCCCTGAGCTGTCCAAAATCGTCCAAAGCAACGATCAGTACGCCAAGGTCGTCCTCGCCATTGGTGATAAGTCCCGTCTTACTGATGACGATACCCACGACCTCGCCGCTGTTGTTGATGATGACGAGGCTGTTGCGACTGCCATTATCAAGGCTGCCCGTACCTCCATGGGTCGTGACCTGTCCGAAGCCGATATGGAGATCGTCATGGCTTTTGCCAAGCGCACCGCATCTCTGGCTGCCTACCGCAGGCAGCTTTCGAACTACCTGGGAAGCAGGATGAACCAGGTCGCACCTAACCTGGCTGCTCTTATCGGCGACGTTGTTGGCGCTCGTCTCATCTCCAAGGCTGGATCTTTGACCAACTTGTCCAAGTACCCCGCCTCAACTGTGCAAATTCTTGGTGCCGAGAAGGCACTGTTCCGAGC TCTTAAGACCAAGGGCAACACTCCCAAGTACGGTTTGATCTACCACTCGTCATTTATTGGCAAGACTGGAGCCAAGTCCAAGGGCAGGATCTCGCGTTTTCTGGCCAACAAGTGCTCTATCGCCTCCAGGATTGACAACTTCTCCGAGACACCCACATCGAAGTTTGGTGAAGCGCTTAAGCGCCAGGTTGAGGAGAGGATCGAATTCTACGCTTCCGGTGCTCCGCCTACAAAGAACGCTGCTGTCATGCAGGCTGCCATGAACTCTGTCATGACCGACATTGGTATTCCCGACCCTACAGCCTCGGCTACTGAGGATGTTGAGATGGCCGACGGTGTCACCGCAGGCGCGACCGAGCAGGCTCGCCGGGAGAAGAAGgataagaaagagaagaagaaggacaagaagTCCAAGAGCGCTGACGAGGAGGTCTCGGAGAAGAAGtcgaagaaggagaagaagaggaaagCTGACGATGAAGATGGTgagagcaagaagaagaagaagaagagcaaggcATGA